The Fundidesulfovibrio putealis DSM 16056 region AAGCTCGCTTGGCTGCTTTGCAAGGTCCAGGGACTGGCCCACGACTCGCCAGGGCGCTGTGAGGCCAAGACCCAACGTCAGTAAATCGTTAGCATCCACGGCATCTTACCTCCTGGGAAAGGGCAGAAGCTACGATGCGTCAGGAAGTAGAGTCAAGAAAGCTGATTTCCACGTCTCGCGTCGAGGAACCAATTTTTTTCCGTTCAGCTAATTCATGCAAAAGTCTTTCTTTGGCATGTCGTAGGCGAAAAGCAAAGCTTCTGTAATAAAATACTGAAATCAATGAAAATATTAATATTAGTAATCCACTGGAAAATTCGAACCTATAGAAGAAAAGTACTTCACGGAAGCTCGTTATACGCAGCTTGTCGTATGGATCAATTTTTAATTCGCGCAGAAGGTCATCAACGCTTCTGTAGTCTAATGGAACTGTGAATGAATAAATATGGGTATTGTAATTACCAAAGAAATTATCAGGAGCAACGAGCAAAGCCGCAGCAACTTTTTTTGCCTGATCGTCTGAAACGTGGGCTAGACGGGCAACTGCCCATTCGGGATAGAGACGGGTACTCAACAGAAAGGGAAATTTATCATACTCCGGACCGTGTTCCTGGTGCTTAATAACTTTCACGTCGGACAAGGAGATGATCCCGGATTCTGCCATCTGCTCTAGCGTATCAGTACGTACGGAGCCGACATCGGCCTGCCCAGAAAGGACAGCATTCACTGTTCCATCATGGGTCCCAATGAACTCTAAACTTTTAAAATCTTTGCTGGGAGTGATCCCGTTCCGGACAAACTCGCCATACGCTGCCAGCCAGCCCCCCATGGAGTTTTGGTCCACGGCTACGACCCGTTTTCCCTTGATATCCTCAAGGGAGTTGATCTGTTGATTCAGCGATCTGGTAAAGATCACTCCCCCAAACCGCATGCTCTTAAATCCTGCGGCCTTGTTGTTCATGGTAGCGATGCGCATTATCCCGTAACGCCGCTCAAGTTGAACATAAAAGGCAGGATTCAGAACAATGTAGTCCACCATCCGTGAAGATATCGCTTTATCAACACCAACAAAAGAAAGAGGAACTATAGTAAAGTCAAACCCATTAAGTGTGTTTTCGAGAAAAGCTGCAATAGGATTGTACTGCTGCAATGCAAGTTCGTCCCCACGATTTGCCAATACTCCAATGCGAACATTGCTAGCGAATACATTTTTATAGCATTGCAACATAATGCATAAAAAAGCACACGCTACAAGGTATTTTTTCATATTCATAAAGACACACTTATCATAAGAAATGAGAATTAACTGGAAATTAAATAATCCAATGCAACATAGTTCTGAAACTACATGGTTCTTAAACAGACAATTCGCCCTGAGCAGGTCACCTGGACTTGGTGTATAATGTGAATATTCTTTAATATCAAGTTGTTCAGTTTTTGTTATTCATTGAAAATGTAAATATTCATATTCAAATAATTATTGCTTTTAACTTGATTAAAGAAAGTACTCTTGGGGCTACAAGGTCGTAGTGGGTTGATCGTACTCTTCACTCCACGTGCGGAGTTGCGCTACATCAACAAAATGGTGTGTAAGGGATGCCCCTGTGATCGACCTGCAGGGCACGTCAGGTTCGCCAAGGCTGTCAAGTACGGCCAACGCGCCCTGGTATTGTTCTCTCGCGGTGTATTCTGTCGGGGTGACGATGCATGGTATTTGAGCAGTCGATGCCGCCAGGAGGCCATTGCGCGAATCTTCAATAGCTAAACATTGAGACGGCTCCAAGCCTAGTTGCTCGAGTACGGCCAAGTAAACATCGGGTTCGGGCTTTTTGCGCGGCACCGCATCACCAGCCACAATGACGTCCCAAGCCAGTATTTTCTTGTCCAGGTTGGCGGTCAGGAGGGCTTCCACATTGCAGAGCGTGGTGGTCGTGGCAATGGCCAATTTGAGCCCGGCCTGTGCAGACTCGGTGAGTAGCCTGGCCACTCCTTCGCGGAGTCTGACACGTCCAGTACCGACCATGGTTTCGTAGATGGCGGTCTTTCGGGCATGAAGGTCTTGGATGAGCGGACGTGCAAACGCCGCCTCCCGAACGGACAGCCTTTGAAGAAAGTAGGCTATTCTCTCCTTCCCTCCGCTGACAGCCAACAACTCGGAATAGGTCTCCCGTCCCCATCTCCAATTCAGATTCCGCTCTGCGAAAGCCTGATTAAATGCAGTCCTGTGAGCCTCTTCCGTGTCAGCAAGAGTGCCGTCGACATCCCAAACAAGTGCCTGAAGACTCATAGCATGCCCTCACGGTCTGGCGGAAGGGGCAGGCCCGGCGGAGTGTTAACGGCCGCCGGGCCTGGAGGTAATTGTTTCGAGGCCTAGGAGACTTTCAACCGTTTACGCCACTCCGGGTAGAGCCTGTCTGCATCACTGGGGAAGGATTCGAAGGCTCTGGCTAATTCCTGATGTGTGGTGGCGTACTCCAACAGGTCCACGCCTTGCTCCCAGGCTGCATGGGACTGCCTGAGTGAAAGTGCGCCTGCCGTGGGACCATCCAGGTGGCCGAAGGCTCCGCCGCCAGAGGTCTGACAAAAGTTTGCATGGCCCAAGTTGTCGAAGAAGCCCGGCAGTCGCAGGGCGTTCATGCCCCCTGATATCATGGGGGTGGTAGGCTTCATGCCATACCACCGCTGCCGGAAGAATGGGCCTTGGGCCTCTTCCTGCTCCAGCATATAGGCCATGATCTTATCAGCAGGGTCTCCTTCCATCTTGCCAAACCCCATGGTGCCGGTATGAATGCCCGAGGCACCTTGCAGGCGAGCCATTTTAGACAAGACAAATGCAGTATAGCCCCGCTTGGACTGGGGCGAAGTGATCGCGCCGTGTCCGGCACGGTGATAATGAAGGAACTGGTTAGCGAAATGGCGGCGTACTGTGGTCACGGCGCTGGGACCTCCCACATAGCCATCCACCAGGAAGGCCACCCGATCCGCGTTTTCACCAAAGGCTTTGAGCACCAGCTCGCCCCTGGCGATGATTTCATGCGGATCATCCGCAGTGATGTTGGCCGAGAAAATCTTGGCCTGACCGGTCTTCTCTTGAGCCCGGCGCATTGCGTCAGCGACGGCAGGGATTGTTTCCCGCATGGGCGCGAATACTTGGTTGCCCTGGGGTTCGTCGTTTTTAACAAAATCGCCGCCCAGCCAGAATTGATAGCAGGCTTCGGCAAAGGGTTCTGGGCGAAGGCCAAGCTTGGGCTTGATGATGGTTCCCACGATCATCCCGCCGTTCTCGATAGGCCTGTCTAAAATTCGCCAGAAATCGACGATATTCATGGCAGGGCCGTCGAAGAGTCGCAGGTATGACGGAGGAACATAAAAATCGAGCAGCTTGGCGTATTCCACGTCCCCCATGCCCTGGTTGTTGCCGACGCACAGGGTCAGGAAGGACACCATCATGGCCCGACCGTCGATGATGTTCCGGTCGAACAGGCCCAGAGGATAGGCGATCTTCATAACGTGCGCGCCGTTGGCGTCGGCTGGGCCTACTTCATAGACCAGGGCGTCCATACCACGGGTGAAGTCGTCGGTAGTGCACACTTCCACATTGGTGCCGGTGGAGGATTCAGCTGCGAAGTGCGCTGCCACCTCAATAGAATCAAATCCTGTTTGAGGCTTCATGGAGTAGGCGCAAAGCACATGCTCCCCCTGGCTCACTAGTCCCTCTTCAGCAAGACTCAAGTCCACATAACGTTTCGCTTGGTTCATAAAAACGTCTCCTTTTACTCTCGTCTGTTGCTGCTGCCCACCTTACCCAACCATCGATTTGGCGCTCAACAGATGGTAGCAGGTCAACAGTTGGGTGATAGCCAAGGGATAGCTGTTTTTGGCTTCAGTACCCTCGGTGTAGTGCCCCACGCCTTCAGTGGGTAACGGCTCCACGCCCTGCAAATGGTCCATGATGATGTCCATGAGGGTCTCCGCCGTCACCGGCTGGATGTTCCCGGTGATGTGCAGAATGTCCACGGGCGAGCCTTCGTCTCTGCCCAGCGAGATGGTAAGGCACTGCTTTTTTCGGTCGGGTCGCTGGTCGATGAACTCGCTAAAATCCGGATGCTTAATGGTCGGTCGCAAGATGAGCTTGGTATTCAGGTACGTGCCTGTTTCTTCTTTGAACCCTTCCGGCCTGTAGAAGTTCACTACGATGTCCGAGAATTTGCGTTGTGGGCGGATGCAATTGGCCGAGACATCTTCACGTCGTTTGAGAGAAGCCAGTACTTCCTCGGCTGAATAGCCCCGTTTGGTGGTATCGCGTTTGACCTTCCAGGCCACACGCAATTCTTCTTGTGGGTCCAGATAGATCTTGACGTCGAAGGCGTCACGCATGCGCTTGCTGGCAAAGCCCAGAAGACCTTCAACGATGACAAATTCCTTGGGGTGGACGTAGACCGGCGGATCGAAATCTCCGGTCGAGTGGTTGTACACAGGCTTTAAGATGGGTTCCCCACGACGCAGTTGTTCGAAATGCCCCTCCATGATGTCGATGTAGTTGCAGTCCGGGTCCAGCGCGCAGATGTTTTTTTCCTTGCGCTGACAACGGTTGTACTTGTGGTAGTCGTCGGAACAGATGTTGGTCACTCTGTCTGGGCCGAGGATTTGCTCAATTCCCGAGGACATTGTAGTCTTGCCGGTGGCGCTATCGCCCACGATGCCGAGGAGGATGGGTCTTTTCGCGGTCATTTTGGTTTCTCCTGGTGGACTCAATCGTTTTCAGGCTGCGGCTTTGTCGTAGTCGACGACGCTGAAACGGCGCAGTTTTTCCAGCGAATGGCTGGAGCGTATGTGGCGGATAGTTCCTGTCTTGCCGCGCATGACCAGGGAAGTGGTCACAGCACCTCCATGACCGGGAAACTCCACGCCGGGCAGGAACGTGCCGCCCGAGACTCCCGTGGCTGCAAAGAAGATGTCGTCACTTTTTACCAACTCGTGCGTGTACAGAATGCGCGACTGATCAATGCCTGCCGCTTCCAGGGCGGCACGTTCCGCAGGCGACTGCGGATCGAGCATCCCTTGGATTTCCGCACCCAGAATGCGCATAGCTGCGGCGGCCAGGACGCCTTCGGGCGTGCCACCTGTACCCATGAGAACGTCCACCTCGCTGTCCGGCGAGGCAGCCATAATGGCCCCAGCCACGTCTCCATCTGTGTGCAGCTGAATTCGCGCACCGGCTTGGCGGATGGCCGTGATAAGCTGGGCATGGCGAGCCTTTTCCAACACGAAGACCACAACGTCCTTCACCTTCTTGCCCAAAGCATGGGCTACGATGGCAAGGGTGTCGCCAACGGGCGCGGAGATATCAACCAAGCCTCGCGCTTGAGCAGGCACCACCAGCTTTTTCATGTAGAAGCCC contains the following coding sequences:
- a CDS encoding phosphate/phosphite/phosphonate ABC transporter substrate-binding protein, yielding MNMKKYLVACAFLCIMLQCYKNVFASNVRIGVLANRGDELALQQYNPIAAFLENTLNGFDFTIVPLSFVGVDKAISSRMVDYIVLNPAFYVQLERRYGIMRIATMNNKAAGFKSMRFGGVIFTRSLNQQINSLEDIKGKRVVAVDQNSMGGWLAAYGEFVRNGITPSKDFKSLEFIGTHDGTVNAVLSGQADVGSVRTDTLEQMAESGIISLSDVKVIKHQEHGPEYDKFPFLLSTRLYPEWAVARLAHVSDDQAKKVAAALLVAPDNFFGNYNTHIYSFTVPLDYRSVDDLLRELKIDPYDKLRITSFREVLFFYRFEFSSGLLILIFSLISVFYYRSFAFRLRHAKERLLHELAERKKIGSSTRDVEISFLDSTS
- a CDS encoding HAD-IA family hydrolase — protein: MSLQALVWDVDGTLADTEEAHRTAFNQAFAERNLNWRWGRETYSELLAVSGGKERIAYFLQRLSVREAAFARPLIQDLHARKTAIYETMVGTGRVRLREGVARLLTESAQAGLKLAIATTTTLCNVEALLTANLDKKILAWDVIVAGDAVPRKKPEPDVYLAVLEQLGLEPSQCLAIEDSRNGLLAASTAQIPCIVTPTEYTAREQYQGALAVLDSLGEPDVPCRSITGASLTHHFVDVAQLRTWSEEYDQPTTTL
- a CDS encoding ribulose-bisphosphate carboxylase, whose amino-acid sequence is MNQAKRYVDLSLAEEGLVSQGEHVLCAYSMKPQTGFDSIEVAAHFAAESSTGTNVEVCTTDDFTRGMDALVYEVGPADANGAHVMKIAYPLGLFDRNIIDGRAMMVSFLTLCVGNNQGMGDVEYAKLLDFYVPPSYLRLFDGPAMNIVDFWRILDRPIENGGMIVGTIIKPKLGLRPEPFAEACYQFWLGGDFVKNDEPQGNQVFAPMRETIPAVADAMRRAQEKTGQAKIFSANITADDPHEIIARGELVLKAFGENADRVAFLVDGYVGGPSAVTTVRRHFANQFLHYHRAGHGAITSPQSKRGYTAFVLSKMARLQGASGIHTGTMGFGKMEGDPADKIMAYMLEQEEAQGPFFRQRWYGMKPTTPMISGGMNALRLPGFFDNLGHANFCQTSGGGAFGHLDGPTAGALSLRQSHAAWEQGVDLLEYATTHQELARAFESFPSDADRLYPEWRKRLKVS
- a CDS encoding phosphoribulokinase; this translates as MTAKRPILLGIVGDSATGKTTMSSGIEQILGPDRVTNICSDDYHKYNRCQRKEKNICALDPDCNYIDIMEGHFEQLRRGEPILKPVYNHSTGDFDPPVYVHPKEFVIVEGLLGFASKRMRDAFDVKIYLDPQEELRVAWKVKRDTTKRGYSAEEVLASLKRREDVSANCIRPQRKFSDIVVNFYRPEGFKEETGTYLNTKLILRPTIKHPDFSEFIDQRPDRKKQCLTISLGRDEGSPVDILHITGNIQPVTAETLMDIIMDHLQGVEPLPTEGVGHYTEGTEAKNSYPLAITQLLTCYHLLSAKSMVG
- the glpX gene encoding class II fructose-bisphosphatase, coding for MDTTQGKQEPDRNLALDLVRVTEAAAIASARWLGLGQKEDGDAAAVAAMRATFSALDIDGQVVIGEGEKDEAPMLFNGERVGSGKGPAMDVAVDPLEGTNLLAMGRPNAIAVVALAPKGAFFDPKPGFYMKKLVVPAQARGLVDISAPVGDTLAIVAHALGKKVKDVVVFVLEKARHAQLITAIRQAGARIQLHTDGDVAGAIMAASPDSEVDVLMGTGGTPEGVLAAAAMRILGAEIQGMLDPQSPAERAALEAAGIDQSRILYTHELVKSDDIFFAATGVSGGTFLPGVEFPGHGGAVTTSLVMRGKTGTIRHIRSSHSLEKLRRFSVVDYDKAAA